In Deltaproteobacteria bacterium CG11_big_fil_rev_8_21_14_0_20_49_13, a single window of DNA contains:
- a CDS encoding IMP dehydrogenase, with product MFDIKEALTFDDVLLIPQETSVLPKDCDLSTRFTPRITLALPLVSAAMDTVTESATAIAMAVEGGIGIIHRNLSVEDQAREVRKVKRFESGIVFEPITIEAEKTVRQAVELKELHKVSGFPVVRGGKLVGILTNRDIVAARDHSKSVSSAMTPIEELITLREGESVDKARDLLFSNRIEKLPIVNASGELRGLITVKDVEKQTTSPNATRDEHGRLRVGAAIGAGPKEIERSAALIEAGVDCVVIDTAHAFSKGVLETIKIFKKEFKDKELVAGNIATAEAAEALIKHGADAVKVGMGPGSICTTRVVSGVGMPQVTAIANCAEVARKKGIPVIGDGGIKFSGDLTKAVAAGADSIMIGSLFAGTDESPGEMFMYQGRPYKGYRGMGSLGAMNRGSKERYCQGHITETDKFVPEGIEGRVPHKGRLSQVLHQLIGGLRSGMGYVGCANITELQTKAKFVKISPAGLREGHVHDVAITKEAPNYRGE from the coding sequence ATGTTTGATATCAAAGAAGCGTTAACCTTTGATGATGTTCTTCTAATTCCCCAAGAAACGAGCGTTTTGCCGAAAGATTGCGACCTTTCTACAAGGTTCACCCCCCGCATCACTCTGGCCTTACCGCTTGTCTCGGCCGCAATGGATACGGTGACCGAAAGTGCCACCGCCATCGCTATGGCAGTTGAGGGAGGGATCGGCATCATTCACAGGAACCTGTCCGTCGAAGACCAGGCTAGAGAGGTCCGCAAGGTCAAAAGGTTCGAAAGCGGAATTGTTTTTGAGCCCATAACCATCGAGGCCGAAAAGACGGTCAGGCAGGCGGTTGAGCTTAAAGAGCTCCACAAAGTTTCCGGATTTCCGGTTGTTAGGGGCGGGAAACTTGTGGGCATACTCACCAACCGTGATATTGTGGCGGCGCGCGACCATTCAAAGAGCGTCTCTTCTGCAATGACTCCCATTGAAGAGCTCATAACCCTTCGCGAGGGTGAGTCGGTAGATAAGGCGCGCGACCTTCTCTTTTCCAACAGGATAGAAAAGCTTCCCATTGTCAACGCCTCAGGCGAATTGAGGGGCCTCATCACGGTAAAGGATGTTGAGAAGCAGACAACGAGTCCTAACGCTACGCGAGATGAGCACGGGCGTCTTAGGGTTGGCGCGGCGATCGGGGCGGGGCCTAAAGAGATAGAACGCTCGGCGGCATTAATTGAAGCCGGTGTTGACTGCGTTGTAATCGACACCGCACACGCATTTTCAAAGGGTGTTCTTGAGACCATCAAGATATTTAAAAAGGAATTCAAAGATAAAGAGCTCGTTGCCGGAAATATTGCAACGGCCGAGGCGGCCGAGGCGCTGATCAAACACGGTGCGGACGCCGTCAAGGTTGGCATGGGTCCGGGTAGCATATGCACAACCCGCGTGGTTTCTGGCGTTGGCATGCCGCAGGTCACGGCCATCGCGAATTGTGCCGAGGTTGCAAGGAAGAAGGGCATTCCCGTGATAGGCGACGGCGGCATAAAATTCTCGGGCGACCTCACGAAGGCGGTCGCGGCGGGGGCCGATAGCATAATGATAGGTTCTCTCTTTGCCGGCACCGACGAATCGCCTGGCGAGATGTTCATGTATCAGGGGCGTCCTTATAAAGGCTACCGCGGAATGGGTTCGCTCGGTGCCATGAACAGGGGGAGCAAAGAGAGATATTGCCAGGGTCATATTACGGAAACCGACAAGTTTGTTCCCGAGGGTATCGAAGGAAGGGTCCCTCATAAGGGAAGACTTTCGCAGGTTCTCCACCAGCTGATAGGCGGTTTGCGTTCCGGCATGGGCTATGTGGGCTGTGCCAACATAACAGAGCTTCAGACCAAGGCAAAGTTCGTGAAAATTTCGCCGGCTGGGCTCCGTGAGGGCCATGTGCACGATGTAGCTATAACAAAAGAGGCTCCAAATTATAGAGGAGAATGA
- a CDS encoding four helix bundle protein: MANSNFQDLEVWNEGKDLAIQIFNIWQKIDNKGYFSLQDQMQRSALSIPSNIAEGSERKSANEFMRYLYIAKGSTAELRTQLYIFGELELSDSIDVNAIVEKTPVLSRKISRLISAVSNSKPS, encoded by the coding sequence ATGGCTAATTCGAATTTTCAGGATTTGGAAGTTTGGAATGAAGGAAAAGATCTGGCAATTCAAATCTTTAACATCTGGCAAAAAATAGATAACAAAGGTTATTTTTCACTCCAAGATCAGATGCAACGGTCCGCGTTATCAATACCCTCCAATATTGCAGAAGGAAGTGAACGAAAAAGCGCAAATGAATTTATGCGATATCTTTATATTGCAAAGGGGTCAACCGCTGAACTAAGGACCCAACTTTATATATTCGGTGAACTTGAACTTTCGGACAGCATTGATGTTAATGCCATTGTAGAAAAAACACCTGTTTTATCTAGAAAAATATCAAGGTTGATTTCAGCAGTCAGCAACAGCAAGCCTTCTTAG
- a CDS encoding YebC/PmpR family DNA-binding transcriptional regulator: MSGHSKWATIKHKKGAADAKRGKLFSKFIKEIAVAAKIGGGDPDKNPRLRTIIEKARQYNMPNDNVTRAIKRGSGELEGVTYEEITYEGYGIGGVAMLIQCLTDNNKRTVAELRHMISKGGGNLGEAGCVAWMFNKKGVLTFDETVTEDQLMEVALEAGAEDIVNLGNGHDVITDPSSFDAVKKACEDAGLKPIEAGVEMVPQNEIKLAGDDARKMLNLMENLEDHEDVQNVYANFDIDSSEIEKLS, encoded by the coding sequence ATGTCAGGACATTCAAAATGGGCGACAATTAAACACAAGAAAGGCGCAGCCGATGCAAAGAGAGGCAAGCTATTCTCTAAGTTTATCAAGGAGATAGCGGTTGCTGCAAAAATTGGCGGCGGCGACCCGGACAAAAACCCGAGGCTCCGCACCATTATCGAAAAAGCAAGACAGTATAACATGCCGAACGACAACGTCACCCGCGCCATCAAACGCGGTTCCGGCGAACTCGAAGGCGTTACCTATGAAGAGATAACCTATGAAGGCTACGGCATCGGCGGGGTCGCCATGCTTATCCAGTGCCTGACGGACAATAACAAGAGAACGGTCGCCGAGCTCCGCCACATGATCTCCAAGGGCGGCGGGAACCTTGGCGAAGCCGGTTGCGTTGCATGGATGTTCAACAAAAAAGGCGTGTTAACATTCGACGAGACAGTCACAGAAGACCAGCTTATGGAAGTAGCCCTCGAGGCCGGTGCCGAGGATATCGTCAACTTAGGCAACGGTCACGACGTTATTACAGATCCGAGCTCATTTGACGCCGTTAAAAAGGCCTGTGAAGATGCGGGACTTAAACCTATCGAAGCCGGCGTTGAGATGGTCCCTCAGAACGAGATAAAGCTCGCCGGCGACGATGCAAGAAAGATGCTCAACCTCATGGAGAACCTGGAAGACCACGAAGACGTCCAAAACGTCTACGCTAATTTCGATATAGACTCGAGCGAAATAGAAAAACTGTCCTAA
- a CDS encoding crossover junction endodeoxyribonuclease RuvC, with product MIIIGIDPGTQTTGWGIVKKDGHSVTHVDNGVISPSAKLDLAQKLLHIHKELTLIIRQYKPECAAVEEVFVAKNVRSALILGHARGVALLAVSQAALPVHEYSTREIKKALVGYGNAEKAQVAMMVKNLLKLPEVASPDAADALAAAICHAQTKHFT from the coding sequence ATGATTATAATTGGAATCGATCCGGGAACCCAAACGACCGGCTGGGGAATAGTTAAAAAGGACGGCCACAGTGTAACCCATGTAGATAACGGTGTCATATCCCCTTCTGCCAAACTGGACCTTGCCCAAAAACTTTTACACATCCATAAAGAGCTGACGCTTATCATCAGGCAATATAAACCGGAATGCGCAGCGGTTGAAGAGGTCTTTGTTGCAAAGAACGTCCGCTCGGCCCTCATACTGGGCCACGCAAGAGGCGTTGCCCTCCTTGCCGTATCGCAGGCGGCGCTTCCAGTTCACGAATATTCTACGCGTGAAATTAAGAAGGCGCTGGTAGGATACGGCAACGCCGAAAAAGCTCAAGTTGCAATGATGGTTAAGAACTTGTTGAAGCTCCCCGAAGTGGCATCGCCCGACGCCGCAGACGCGCTAGCCGCCGCCATCTGCCACGCCCAGACGAAACATTTTACATAG
- a CDS encoding glutamine-hydrolyzing GMP synthase codes for MDKILVLDFGSQTTQLIARRVREIHVYSEIHPFNMPLEQIKAFGAKGIVLSGSPARICYDGVPRMDPKILELGVPVLGICYGMQEMARILGGKVGVAGTREYGFAEIIRKSESKLLDGVYNEKGLATVWMSHNDVVVKVPDNFIITSVTNDCPVASMESKDGRLIGTQYHPEVTHTKAGKKIFDNFVKNICKCALSWTMQSFIEHEVKAIKEKVGKEHVVLGLSGGVDSSVAAILIQKAIGDQLTCIFVDNGLLRKDEAKKVEKMFRDKFKLNLVCVDAVDRFLDELKGVSDPEKKRKIIGRVFIEVFENEAKRITSHESQVTFLAQGTLYPDVIESVSFRGPSCMIKSHHNVGGLPEKMGLKLVEPLRELFKDEVRELGRALGMPDESINRQPFPGPGLAVRLIGDITKKDLELLREADDILLAEIKEAGFYDKLWQAFCVLLPINTVGVMGDERTYERVVAIRAVNSTDGMTADWAELPHELLKKISNRIINGVKGINRVVYDISSKPPSTIEWE; via the coding sequence ATGGACAAAATATTGGTATTAGACTTTGGTTCTCAAACGACACAGCTTATAGCGAGAAGGGTTCGTGAGATCCATGTTTATTCGGAGATACATCCATTTAACATGCCGCTGGAACAAATAAAGGCGTTCGGGGCAAAGGGGATAGTCCTTTCCGGAAGCCCGGCACGCATCTGCTACGACGGCGTTCCCAGAATGGACCCGAAGATCCTGGAACTTGGAGTCCCGGTCCTGGGCATATGCTACGGCATGCAGGAGATGGCCCGAATCTTGGGCGGCAAGGTTGGTGTTGCCGGAACTCGCGAATATGGATTTGCCGAGATAATCAGGAAAAGTGAAAGTAAGCTCCTAGACGGTGTCTATAACGAAAAGGGACTTGCAACGGTCTGGATGTCCCACAACGATGTGGTGGTGAAAGTTCCCGATAATTTTATTATAACGTCCGTTACTAATGACTGCCCGGTTGCCTCGATGGAAAGTAAAGATGGAAGGCTCATAGGCACGCAGTACCATCCCGAGGTCACCCATACAAAGGCCGGAAAGAAGATATTCGACAATTTCGTGAAGAATATATGCAAGTGCGCGCTCTCGTGGACGATGCAGTCGTTCATTGAGCACGAGGTGAAGGCCATCAAGGAAAAGGTTGGAAAGGAGCACGTTGTGTTGGGCCTTTCCGGAGGCGTCGATTCATCTGTTGCCGCGATCCTCATACAAAAGGCGATCGGCGACCAGCTTACCTGTATCTTTGTCGACAACGGGTTGCTCCGAAAGGACGAGGCCAAAAAGGTGGAGAAGATGTTCCGCGATAAGTTCAAGCTGAACCTCGTGTGTGTCGATGCCGTGGATCGGTTCTTAGACGAACTGAAAGGTGTGAGCGATCCCGAGAAGAAGAGAAAGATAATAGGGCGTGTCTTTATCGAGGTCTTTGAAAATGAGGCAAAACGAATTACGAGCCACGAATCACAAGTCACGTTTTTGGCGCAGGGAACGCTTTATCCAGATGTTATCGAGAGCGTTTCTTTCCGAGGCCCTTCATGCATGATAAAGAGCCATCATAATGTAGGCGGGCTTCCCGAAAAGATGGGACTTAAGCTTGTAGAACCCCTGCGGGAACTTTTTAAAGATGAGGTGCGTGAGCTCGGCCGAGCCCTCGGCATGCCCGACGAATCGATCAACCGTCAGCCGTTCCCCGGCCCCGGCCTTGCGGTAAGACTTATCGGCGACATAACAAAGAAGGACCTGGAGCTTTTGCGCGAGGCGGACGATATTCTGCTCGCAGAGATAAAAGAGGCCGGTTTTTACGACAAGCTCTGGCAGGCGTTCTGCGTCCTCCTTCCCATCAACACCGTCGGAGTTATGGGAGATGAAAGGACCTACGAACGCGTTGTTGCCATACGCGCCGTTAACAGCACCGACGGCATGACCGCCGACTGGGCCGAACTTCCGCACGAACTTCTCAAGAAGATATCGAACAGGATAATAAACGGCGTCAAGGGCATTAACCGCGTCGTTTACGACATCTCCAGCAAGCCGCCCTCAACGATCGAATGGGAATAG
- a CDS encoding DEAD/DEAH box helicase — MNNGFFGLNIAPKILEIIAGLKFTTPTPIQQKTIPIAMEGKDLIGIAQTGTGKTMAFAIPMVQRLAQIKGKGLVLVPTRELALQVNESFLKIASLFGLKTAVLIGGASMHNQLQDLRRKPRVIIATPGRLMDHLERRSASLSDVSILVLDEADRMLDMGFAPQIKRVLSYVPKEKQVMLFSATIPVEIVSVANAYMKLPIRVEVAPTGTAAEGIVQELFIVRKEAKPRLLGKILSEYHGSVLIFTRTKIGAKRTARVIREMRHTAAEIHSDRSLGQRQEALQGFKSGKYRILVATDIAARGIDVIGIELVINYDIPDDAENYVHRIGRTGRAGREGRAISFATPDQGRDVRDIERIMNSTLNISEHPDVPKEHFTKTAAPRVGFIGKRGRGNRSFRGRSRPGIRH, encoded by the coding sequence ATGAACAACGGCTTTTTCGGGCTCAACATTGCGCCCAAGATCTTAGAGATCATAGCAGGTCTTAAATTTACTACCCCAACGCCCATCCAGCAAAAGACCATCCCGATAGCGATGGAAGGGAAGGACCTGATCGGTATCGCCCAGACAGGGACGGGAAAGACGATGGCCTTCGCCATCCCCATGGTCCAGCGCCTTGCCCAGATAAAGGGAAAGGGGCTGGTGCTTGTTCCCACAAGAGAACTTGCATTGCAGGTGAACGAGAGCTTTTTGAAAATAGCGAGCCTGTTCGGGTTAAAGACGGCGGTCCTGATTGGCGGGGCTTCGATGCACAATCAGCTACAGGACCTCAGAAGAAAGCCCAGGGTCATTATAGCAACTCCGGGACGCCTGATGGACCATCTTGAAAGAAGGAGCGCCTCTTTGAGCGATGTGTCGATCCTTGTGCTGGATGAAGCGGATAGGATGCTCGACATGGGTTTTGCGCCGCAGATAAAAAGGGTCCTTAGTTATGTGCCTAAGGAAAAACAGGTAATGCTCTTTTCGGCAACGATACCGGTCGAGATAGTCAGCGTTGCCAACGCTTATATGAAACTTCCCATTCGTGTGGAAGTGGCGCCCACAGGGACCGCGGCTGAAGGGATAGTGCAGGAGCTTTTTATCGTGAGAAAAGAGGCAAAGCCGAGGCTTTTGGGAAAGATACTTTCTGAATACCACGGTTCTGTGCTGATATTTACAAGGACCAAGATAGGGGCAAAAAGGACGGCAAGGGTGATCAGGGAGATGCGCCACACCGCGGCTGAGATACATTCAGACCGTTCTCTCGGCCAGAGACAAGAGGCGTTGCAGGGTTTTAAGTCGGGCAAATACAGGATTCTCGTGGCAACGGACATCGCCGCAAGGGGGATCGATGTCATCGGCATCGAACTCGTTATCAACTACGATATTCCGGACGATGCCGAGAACTATGTCCATCGCATAGGCCGTACCGGCCGCGCCGGAAGAGAAGGCCGGGCGATCTCATTCGCAACGCCGGACCAGGGCCGCGATGTGAGAGATATAGAGAGGATAATGAACAGTACCCTTAATATTTCCGAACATCCGGATGTTCCCAAGGAACATTTCACAAAGACCGCCGCGCCAAGGGTGGGTTTCATAGGCAAGCGCGGGCGTGGTAACAGGTCGTTTCGAGGCCGTTCACGGCCGGGGATAAGACACTAG
- a CDS encoding GGDEF domain-containing protein gives MVAKRQLILYSCLSHMSQKEKDVVEKTVITQVTKIEEEAIKHAYLLFLSGPLIGKLINLQEGSTVIGRSPDANVVINDQRISRQHLKIDVSPKGFIIEDMGSTNGTFVNGERITAKKELSDGDKIQISSVTIFKFALQGETENIFHKELYKMAVIDPVTNVYNKRFLLERLKEEFSISKRNKASLSLFMIDIDLFKKVNDTHGHLAGDMILQQLARIFKDMTRNEDILARYGGEEFCVILRGTNKAGAFKLAERIRTKIASEPFTFEGHKIPITVSMGISSLNEGTEHKNFEALIKDADDKLYQSKQSGRNRTTM, from the coding sequence ATGGTTGCGAAACGACAATTGATTCTGTATAGTTGCCTTTCTCATATGTCACAAAAAGAAAAAGACGTGGTCGAAAAGACGGTAATTACACAGGTAACAAAGATAGAAGAAGAGGCCATAAAACATGCCTATCTCCTATTTCTTTCGGGCCCTTTGATCGGAAAGCTTATAAATCTTCAGGAAGGTTCAACAGTTATAGGCCGTTCACCTGACGCCAATGTGGTCATAAACGACCAGAGAATAAGCCGCCAGCATCTAAAGATAGATGTATCGCCGAAGGGCTTCATAATAGAGGACATGGGGAGCACCAACGGCACCTTTGTGAACGGTGAAAGAATAACCGCCAAAAAAGAGCTTAGCGACGGCGACAAGATCCAGATCAGCTCGGTTACCATATTCAAGTTCGCGTTGCAGGGAGAGACCGAGAACATATTCCACAAGGAGCTCTATAAGATGGCCGTTATAGACCCTGTGACCAACGTCTATAACAAGCGTTTTCTTCTGGAGCGTTTGAAAGAAGAGTTCAGTATCTCAAAGAGAAACAAGGCTTCCCTTTCGCTCTTCATGATAGACATCGATCTCTTCAAGAAGGTGAACGACACTCACGGGCATCTGGCGGGAGACATGATACTTCAGCAACTTGCCAGAATATTCAAGGACATGACGCGCAATGAAGACATCCTTGCCCGTTACGGCGGCGAAGAATTCTGCGTTATTTTAAGGGGAACGAACAAGGCCGGGGCGTTCAAGCTTGCCGAAAGGATAAGGACGAAGATAGCCTCCGAGCCGTTCACTTTTGAAGGCCACAAGATACCGATAACCGTATCGATGGGCATATCAAGCCTTAACGAAGGAACGGAACACAAGAACTTTGAAGCGCTCATTAAAGATGCCGATGATAAGCTCTATCAGTCCAAACAATCCGGCCGAAACCGGACCACGATGTAG